The following coding sequences lie in one Cyanobacterium sp. Dongsha4 genomic window:
- a CDS encoding mechanosensitive ion channel family protein yields the protein MINKFLNTVIDAINDLIADTIKIIPGLIGGLIVIFLTRYIAHWTENFANQIAIKTIKSRSLQILFTKSIYITTWVVGIFLAAIMSFPGLSLGNVIGALGLGSVAIGFAFQDIFKNFLAGILLLLQEPFRIGDEVVVQDYQGFVEHIDIRTTTIRTYQGEKILIPNATIFTNSVQVRTGYDRRRTDLGVGVDYNTSLAQAQNLLFDVITSLDGVLKEPKPEIDLINFGDSSIDFVVRYWTSPQQKTVRYIQTKAIIAIKKAFDNASITIPYPIRTLYYFDQDKYSDYIPNQ from the coding sequence ATGATTAATAAATTTCTTAATACAGTCATTGATGCTATTAATGATTTAATTGCAGATACTATCAAAATTATACCGGGGTTAATAGGTGGTTTAATCGTTATTTTTCTTACTCGCTATATTGCCCATTGGACAGAAAATTTTGCTAATCAAATAGCGATAAAAACCATTAAAAGTAGATCATTACAAATCTTATTTACTAAATCAATTTATATAACCACATGGGTAGTAGGTATTTTTCTTGCCGCAATTATGTCATTTCCCGGACTAAGTTTAGGCAATGTTATCGGTGCGCTAGGATTAGGCTCAGTTGCTATTGGTTTTGCATTTCAAGACATTTTCAAAAACTTTTTAGCAGGTATATTACTCTTATTACAAGAGCCATTTAGGATAGGAGATGAGGTTGTTGTACAAGATTATCAAGGTTTTGTGGAACATATTGACATTCGCACCACCACTATTCGTACTTATCAAGGGGAAAAAATATTGATTCCTAATGCCACTATATTTACAAATTCCGTTCAGGTTAGAACCGGTTACGATAGAAGAAGAACAGATTTAGGAGTGGGAGTGGACTACAATACTTCCTTAGCTCAAGCTCAAAACTTGCTATTCGATGTTATAACCAGTCTTGATGGAGTTTTAAAAGAACCTAAACCAGAAATTGATTTAATCAACTTTGGTGATAGTTCTATTGATTTTGTCGTGCGTTATTGGACTTCGCCTCAACAAAAAACAGTTAGGTATATTCAAACAAAAGCTATTATTGCCATTAAAAAAGCCTTTGATAACGCTTCTATTACCATCCCCTATCCTATTAGAACCTTATACTATTTCGATCAAGATAAATACAGTGATTACATTCCTAATCAATAA
- the petL gene encoding cytochrome b6-f complex subunit PetL: MSGIIAYAGFIIAFSVIALTLYYGLKAVKFL; encoded by the coding sequence ATGTCTGGAATTATTGCTTACGCAGGATTTATCATCGCTTTTTCCGTTATTGCCTTAACTCTATACTACGGATTAAAAGCAGTTAAATTTCTCTAA
- the urtE gene encoding urea ABC transporter ATP-binding subunit UrtE produces the protein MLNLSNLNVYYGESHILRNVDLSINSGEMVCLIGRNGVGKTTLLKTIMGLLQSRTGNLIFKEQPLQKLTTDKRAKLGIGYVPQGREIIPRLTVKENLLLGLEALPNNTKVKKVIPAEIFDLFPVLKTMLNRMGGDLSGGQQQQLAIARALMGRPQLLLLDEPTEGIQPSIILEIETAVKKIIKETGISVLLVEQHLHFVRQADRYYAMQKGGIVASGKTRELSQRVIQEFLAV, from the coding sequence ATGTTAAATTTATCCAATTTGAATGTTTATTACGGTGAAAGTCATATATTAAGAAATGTTGATTTAAGTATTAATAGTGGGGAAATGGTTTGTCTAATTGGCAGAAATGGGGTAGGTAAAACGACACTACTAAAAACTATTATGGGATTATTGCAATCTCGGACTGGAAATTTAATTTTTAAAGAGCAACCTTTACAGAAATTAACTACAGATAAAAGAGCAAAATTAGGGATTGGATATGTACCTCAAGGGCGAGAAATTATCCCTCGTTTAACGGTGAAAGAAAATCTACTTTTAGGTTTAGAAGCCTTACCCAATAACACCAAAGTTAAAAAAGTTATTCCTGCTGAAATATTTGATTTATTTCCTGTTTTAAAAACAATGCTCAATCGTATGGGAGGAGACTTAAGTGGAGGTCAACAACAGCAACTTGCGATCGCACGTGCCTTAATGGGAAGACCTCAATTATTATTATTAGATGAGCCAACAGAAGGTATTCAACCATCAATTATCTTAGAAATAGAAACAGCAGTGAAAAAAATCATTAAAGAAACTGGTATTTCTGTACTTTTAGTTGAGCAACATTTACATTTTGTTCGTCAAGCAGATCGTTATTATGCGATGCAAAAAGGAGGAATAGTTGCATCAGGTAAAACAAGAGAATTAAGCCAAAGAGTAATCCAAGAATTTTTAGCAGTATAG